In one Mucilaginibacter ginsenosidivorax genomic region, the following are encoded:
- a CDS encoding acetyl-CoA C-acyltransferase, with amino-acid sequence MNAYIVAASRSAVGKATRGGFRFTRPDTLAADVIRQLMASVPNVDKEQIDDVIVGNATPEAEQGLNVARLISLMALDTDKVPGMTVNRYCSSGLETIAIASAKIHSGIADCIIAGGVESMSLIPMGGWRIVPNADVALAHPDYYWGMGLTAEAVAKEYNVSREEQDQFAYNSHQKAINAIKTGKFKDEIAPVNIVETYIDESGKKKKREFKVDVDEGPRADTSIDALAKLRPVFDAKGMVTAGNSSQTSDGAAFVMVVSERFLKANNLNPIARLVNYAVAGVPPRIMGIGPLVAIPKVLKMAGMKQQDIDLIELNEAFASQSLAIIKGLELDPDIVNVNGGAIALGHPLGCTGAKLSVQLFNELKRREKKYGIVTMCVGTGQGAAGVFELL; translated from the coding sequence ATGAACGCATACATAGTGGCAGCCAGCCGCAGCGCTGTTGGAAAAGCTACCCGGGGTGGATTTAGGTTTACCCGGCCGGATACGCTTGCCGCAGATGTTATCAGGCAGTTAATGGCTTCGGTGCCTAATGTTGATAAGGAGCAGATAGACGATGTGATTGTGGGCAACGCAACCCCCGAGGCCGAGCAGGGCTTAAACGTAGCCAGGCTTATCTCGTTAATGGCATTGGATACCGATAAAGTACCCGGCATGACGGTAAATCGCTACTGCTCATCCGGCCTGGAAACTATCGCGATAGCTTCGGCAAAAATACACAGCGGCATTGCCGATTGCATTATTGCAGGCGGTGTAGAAAGCATGAGCCTGATTCCGATGGGCGGCTGGCGCATTGTGCCAAATGCCGATGTTGCCCTGGCGCATCCTGATTATTACTGGGGTATGGGCCTTACAGCGGAAGCCGTGGCAAAAGAATACAATGTTAGCCGCGAAGAGCAGGATCAATTTGCTTATAACTCCCACCAAAAAGCTATCAATGCCATCAAAACGGGTAAGTTTAAAGATGAAATAGCCCCGGTAAATATAGTAGAAACCTATATTGACGAAAGCGGGAAGAAAAAGAAAAGGGAGTTTAAGGTAGACGTGGATGAAGGGCCGCGTGCAGATACATCCATTGATGCGTTGGCCAAACTAAGGCCGGTTTTTGATGCAAAGGGGATGGTAACAGCCGGCAACTCATCGCAAACAAGTGATGGCGCAGCCTTTGTAATGGTGGTGAGCGAACGGTTTTTAAAAGCCAATAATCTTAACCCTATTGCAAGGCTGGTTAATTACGCTGTTGCGGGTGTGCCGCCACGTATTATGGGGATAGGGCCATTGGTAGCTATACCCAAAGTATTAAAAATGGCGGGGATGAAACAGCAGGATATTGATTTGATAGAATTGAATGAGGCATTTGCATCGCAGTCATTAGCTATTATTAAAGGGCTGGAGCTTGATCCCGACATCGTTAATGTAAATGGCGGTGCTATTGCATTGGGCCACCCGCTTGGCTGTACAGGGGCCAAACTTTCGGTTCAGCTTTTTAATGAACTAAAAAGGCGTGAAAAAAAATATGGTATTGTTACCATGTGTGTAGGCACCGGGCAAGGCGCAGCGGGTGTATTTGAATTACTATAA
- a CDS encoding AMP-dependent synthetase/ligase, with protein sequence MERATRLFDCINTQAKAPRANFLNAKESGAWKAYSTKEAHDLIYQLSAALLDLGVSAGDGTTEGRDKIGLISNGRPEWVITDLAVQQTGAVLVPLYPNTGTRDIEQILNEAEVKYVFVSSKDLCDKVKEVHLNIPSLKGIFTFDHIDECTHWGTLLKPLKEGRLQQIKQISNQITENDIATIIYTSGTTGRPKGVMLTHKNIMSNAAASGDVLSRIPLKEKCVLSFLPLNHIFEKMCTYVYLFNGFSIYYAENMDTIGANLKEVKPSLFTAVPRLLEKVFEKIMVEGQKLTGIKRKIFFWAVKVAEAYEINDSSLGYKIKLAVADKLVFSKWRNAIGGNIKSIVVGSSACPIKLERIFTAAGIVILEGYGLTETSPVIAVNRYEKSGRKFGTVGPLLGGVEAKIAADGEILCKGPNVMAGYYKNPELTAEVIEDEWFHTGDIGELDKDSFLKITDRKKEIFKTSGGKYVAPLPIENKMKENYFIEQMMVCGSERKFVSALIVPSYTHLKPWCKQHEIPFSSNRDLVKDARVIELYQSIINTYNPEFNHVEQVKKITLLPDEWSIDSGELTPTGKMKRKIIAEKYKAQIDKMYPSEVSDNPTLVN encoded by the coding sequence ATGGAACGCGCGACAAGGTTATTTGACTGCATAAACACCCAGGCCAAAGCGCCCAGGGCGAATTTTTTGAATGCGAAAGAGAGCGGTGCCTGGAAGGCGTACAGCACAAAAGAGGCGCATGATTTGATTTACCAGTTATCTGCTGCTTTGTTGGATCTGGGCGTGTCGGCCGGTGATGGCACTACCGAAGGTCGCGATAAAATTGGCCTGATCAGTAACGGCAGGCCCGAATGGGTAATAACCGACCTTGCAGTGCAGCAAACAGGTGCCGTATTGGTTCCGTTATATCCTAATACAGGCACCAGGGATATTGAGCAGATATTAAACGAGGCCGAAGTTAAATATGTATTTGTAAGCAGTAAAGATTTGTGCGATAAGGTTAAAGAGGTACATCTAAATATCCCATCGCTAAAAGGCATCTTTACTTTCGATCATATAGATGAATGCACGCATTGGGGCACATTGCTTAAGCCTTTAAAAGAAGGCCGGCTGCAACAAATAAAGCAAATAAGCAATCAGATCACCGAAAATGATATCGCAACCATTATTTATACTTCGGGTACTACAGGCCGCCCAAAAGGGGTAATGCTTACCCATAAAAACATCATGAGCAATGCCGCAGCATCTGGCGATGTGCTTTCCCGGATACCACTGAAAGAAAAATGTGTTTTGAGCTTTTTGCCCCTTAACCACATTTTCGAAAAAATGTGTACCTATGTTTATCTCTTCAATGGTTTTTCTATTTACTATGCCGAGAATATGGATACCATTGGCGCGAATTTGAAAGAGGTAAAACCTTCTCTTTTTACAGCCGTTCCGCGTTTGCTCGAAAAAGTGTTTGAAAAAATTATGGTCGAGGGTCAGAAACTTACCGGCATTAAAAGGAAGATCTTTTTTTGGGCGGTAAAAGTGGCCGAAGCGTATGAAATTAATGACAGCAGCCTGGGGTACAAAATTAAACTCGCCGTAGCCGATAAACTGGTGTTCAGCAAATGGCGCAACGCTATAGGCGGCAATATAAAATCGATAGTGGTTGGCAGCTCGGCCTGTCCTATTAAGCTCGAGAGGATTTTCACCGCAGCCGGCATCGTTATATTGGAGGGCTATGGGCTTACAGAAACTTCGCCCGTAATTGCTGTTAACCGTTATGAAAAAAGCGGCAGAAAATTTGGAACAGTAGGCCCTTTGCTGGGCGGTGTGGAGGCTAAGATAGCTGCCGACGGCGAAATCCTTTGCAAAGGCCCCAACGTTATGGCCGGATATTATAAAAACCCCGAACTTACGGCTGAAGTGATAGAAGACGAATGGTTTCATACCGGCGACATCGGCGAACTGGACAAGGATTCCTTCCTGAAAATAACCGATCGTAAAAAAGAGATCTTTAAAACATCCGGCGGCAAATATGTAGCGCCATTACCCATCGAGAATAAAATGAAAGAAAATTATTTTATTGAGCAGATGATGGTGTGTGGCTCGGAGAGAAAATTTGTTTCGGCATTGATTGTACCTTCTTACACCCATTTAAAACCCTGGTGCAAGCAACACGAGATCCCGTTTTCATCCAACAGGGACCTGGTTAAAGATGCCAGGGTGATTGAATTATACCAATCAATTATTAATACCTATAACCCCGAGTTTAACCATGTTGAACAGGTAAAGAAAATAACCTTGCTTCCGGATGAATGGTCGATAGATAGCGGTGAGCTTACACCAACGGGGAAAATGAAACGGAAAATAATAGCCGAAAAGTATAAAGCCCAGATAGATAAAATGTATCCCAGCGAAGTGAGCGATAACCCAACCCTTGTAAACTGA
- a CDS encoding enoyl-CoA hydratase/isomerase family protein: protein MSTFQTTIQDRLVVITLDRGRSNPINHQMIIELTDCIHKLENDDNVGGVILTGKEGFFSSGIDLIEAYDYDEEQSRAFWVDFLALQNALAAFRKPIVAAISGHSPAGGCVLAICCDYRVMAAGSFIIGLNEIPVGIIVPDSVFNLYSFWLGQRKAYQYLLEGKLLKVDEALEAGLIDEIAEPDSLMKAAVAKVTAYMKLNPVTWSESKLNLRKELIGKLKADQAETLNKMLEQWWAPATRQGLQMMIRNLKAKSTTAN from the coding sequence ATGAGTACATTTCAAACAACAATACAAGACAGATTGGTAGTGATTACGCTTGATAGGGGGCGTTCAAATCCCATAAATCATCAGATGATTATAGAACTGACTGATTGTATACACAAACTCGAGAATGATGATAATGTGGGCGGGGTGATTTTAACGGGTAAAGAAGGTTTTTTTTCGTCGGGCATCGACCTGATTGAGGCTTATGATTATGATGAGGAGCAAAGCCGCGCGTTTTGGGTTGATTTTTTGGCCCTTCAAAACGCTTTGGCAGCTTTCAGGAAACCGATAGTTGCTGCTATAAGCGGCCATAGCCCCGCCGGGGGCTGCGTATTAGCCATTTGCTGCGATTACCGGGTAATGGCTGCCGGGTCGTTCATTATCGGGCTAAATGAAATCCCGGTAGGCATTATAGTACCCGATAGTGTTTTTAATTTGTATTCATTTTGGCTTGGCCAGCGCAAAGCGTACCAATATTTATTGGAGGGTAAACTGCTAAAAGTGGATGAAGCGCTGGAAGCCGGATTGATTGATGAAATTGCCGAACCGGATAGTTTAATGAAGGCCGCTGTAGCAAAGGTAACCGCCTATATGAAGCTTAACCCCGTTACCTGGAGCGAGAGTAAACTGAATTTACGTAAAGAGTTGATAGGCAAGTTAAAAGCCGATCAGGCCGAAACTTTAAATAAGATGCTGGAACAGTGGTGGGCACCCGCAACAAGGCAAGGCCTGCAAATGATGATCCGGAATTTAAAAGCAAAAAGTACAACCGCAAACTAA
- a CDS encoding SDR family oxidoreductase yields the protein MTDPSTPDNAKGPTPAIGGGMLRDDALKGKTIIITGGGTGLGKAMGTYFLQLGANLVITSRKLDVLQQTAAEMKSATGGKVLPIACDVRKYDEVEKMLQQAIATFGRVDVLLNNAAGNFISPTERLSANAFSAIIDIVLKGSANCSLALGKYWISEKLPGNILNIITTYAFTGSAYVVPSACAKGGVLAMTRSLAVEWGRHGIRTNAIAPGPFPTKGAWERLLPGDMAQKFDFKNRVPLKRVGEHQELANLAAFLVSDFSGYINGEVITIDGGEWLQGAGQFSALEMIPPGMWDDIEKSTRSA from the coding sequence ATGACAGATCCTTCAACTCCCGATAATGCTAAAGGCCCAACTCCCGCAATTGGCGGCGGTATGTTAAGGGACGATGCTCTGAAAGGTAAAACCATCATTATAACAGGTGGCGGCACCGGTTTGGGTAAGGCCATGGGCACTTACTTTTTGCAACTGGGCGCCAACCTGGTTATCACCAGCCGCAAGTTGGATGTGCTGCAACAAACGGCTGCCGAAATGAAATCGGCAACCGGGGGCAAGGTACTACCAATTGCCTGCGATGTACGAAAGTACGACGAAGTTGAAAAGATGCTGCAACAAGCCATTGCAACTTTTGGCAGGGTAGATGTATTGTTGAACAACGCGGCCGGTAATTTTATTTCGCCTACCGAGCGCTTGTCGGCAAATGCGTTCTCGGCAATCATTGATATCGTGTTAAAGGGCTCGGCCAATTGTTCGCTGGCCTTGGGCAAATATTGGATCAGCGAAAAACTACCCGGCAACATACTGAATATTATTACCACCTATGCTTTTACCGGTTCGGCTTATGTGGTACCCTCGGCCTGTGCCAAGGGTGGTGTGCTGGCCATGACCAGGTCACTGGCGGTAGAGTGGGGCAGGCATGGCATCAGGACAAACGCCATTGCGCCCGGCCCGTTTCCAACCAAAGGAGCCTGGGAACGGCTGCTTCCGGGAGACATGGCCCAAAAGTTTGATTTTAAAAACCGAGTACCCCTCAAGCGGGTAGGCGAGCACCAGGAGCTGGCCAACCTGGCCGCTTTCCTGGTGTCCGATTTTTCGGGTTACATTAATGGCGAGGTAATTACCATAGATGGCGGCGAGTGGCTGCAAGGCGCCGGCCAGTTCAGCGCACTCGAAATGATACCTCCCGGAATGTGGGATGATATTGAAAAGTCTACCCGCTCGGCATAG
- a CDS encoding porin family protein, with protein sequence MKKLFSMLVFLVAISIKGFSQTTSESQSFGQKLMKKLEFGITAGGNYSNFTSANFPTDPLPGFHAGFTVAYKFTDNFMVQEEFLYSLQGAKVKGGTLGTQDIKLSYASVPILFKYRTNSGFFVEAGPQASFKVKEDLGGITDAKFAKKIDFGMAGGIGYQSKIGLGIGARYVYGLQKVQETPSPILGDFKNNSIQASIFYVF encoded by the coding sequence ATGAAAAAGTTATTTTCAATGTTAGTGTTTTTGGTTGCGATATCAATCAAAGGTTTCAGTCAAACAACTTCCGAAAGTCAGAGTTTCGGTCAAAAGCTGATGAAAAAATTAGAGTTTGGCATTACTGCGGGAGGAAACTACAGTAATTTTACAAGCGCCAATTTTCCTACAGATCCATTACCTGGCTTTCATGCCGGATTTACGGTTGCCTATAAGTTTACAGATAATTTTATGGTTCAGGAAGAGTTTTTGTACTCTTTGCAAGGTGCCAAAGTTAAGGGCGGTACGCTCGGCACACAAGATATAAAGCTTTCCTATGCATCTGTCCCAATTCTTTTTAAATACCGTACTAACTCGGGTTTCTTTGTTGAAGCGGGCCCGCAGGCCAGTTTTAAAGTAAAAGAAGACCTCGGGGGCATAACCGATGCTAAATTTGCTAAAAAGATTGATTTTGGTATGGCAGGTGGTATTGGCTATCAATCTAAAATTGGTTTGGGTATTGGTGCCAGGTACGTTTATGGATTGCAAAAAGTGCAGGAAACACCGTCTCCTATTTTAGGCGACTTTAAGAATAACAGTATCCAGGCCAGTATTTTCTACGTTTTTTAA